TGTATCCACTATTTGattatattatatgataattgATTTCATCCACTATTTAAAAACCTCACAACCGTTTCTATGGCTTTGTATAATGGAACTtagttataatgtaatataaatatataagtcTTATCTTATTTGAGGTTTTGGAATAAAAACACTTAACCTAAGAACTAAATTTATATCATATGgttatatattaaagatgcccCACGCCGATAGAGcttaaacgatactcatcatttgaacgaTTGGTGTTTACGGATGGCGATGATGCTTCATTTCACTTATGTACAAATGGTTACCTTTCCTATTGACACTTCTTTATGTGCTTAGTACGGCAAATGTCCATCTTGATCTTAATGTTACATAGTCCTGATCGCTTTACCTCTACAACTATTCCATAATACGTGTGTAAGTAAATAATCAAGCAGAGTCTTGCATGGCATTCACCACCAAATGTTACGACATTTCGAGAATTGCAATACTTACTGTATTTGTTTATCTAAAATCATAACCTTTGCATCATAGGTTATAATTGTAGACAGACAAATACAACTCAATATCAATTATGATAGTAatcttaaaatacatgtactaagtgtaaagtgatttctgcagatatttcttcatttaaacatataaaaagCCTATAATTCAAACGTTTGGAGTACGTAACTAATATGCATGAagcattatacatttttgtccgtgcttttaaatgattttcacagcaaAAGTTATCAAACCTTAAGTTTTTAAATAGATTTCCGAGGACCAAATatcatgtcaaaatgttcgccaaattattgcaaatataactttaaagtaaAATGTGCCAAAATTGAtcggaaaaaatatttaatgtgtttTCGTCAAGATTTAattgaaaacacaaaatttggtgATTTAAGTCATTAAGTTATGGAAACAGTTGAAAATACTTTAGAATTACATGTTATGCTGTCAATATTTGATATCTTAGCCATCCGCTGGGCTTCTTCGTCTTGGTTATAAGATTTGTGTTTCCTTTTCTACACCATAGACATCAACGGGATTATTTTTgccaatattttcaaaattcatcCTTGTTTGtctctattttaaatattataaccagtgcatttttatttctattcctTCCCCTCAAAAAGTCGGTGTGGGCTGTTACTGATCTTAGGTAGCATAGtaatgtatgtttatgttttcagCATGATATTCCTGAACCTTTTGATAATGCCATACGATAGGCTTTTATCAGGATGACAGGCTATTGATACCATGTGGAGTTACAATCGGTTTTCCTCAGGATGGACATTAAACAAATATCTTCGTAAAAATTTCGGCCATTTATGGCAAAACCTTGTGATGCTCATCACCATCAGTTCCTcgtataattaaaaaaaatcttttgtgtTATTAATTCATCATACATGTAACTCGCGATTTTAGTTTGATAGATATAGAGATAACTGAATTCGCACACAAATCGACGAAAGAAAACGATTATGattttccaaaacaaaatacaGGGTTTTAGACTAGACAACCGTATGTATATATAACGCACTTTGGTGGTTGAAATGTAACAAATCGCACACGCATACACATAAGCACAGCCCCTGAAAAGTTCACGCTGCCAGATATGCTATCTTAGGTAAATTCGGTCAAAATGTATTGCCATGAATACAGCTAGCACACGCGTACATAGAATGCACGGCAACATACtgtagcaacacacaacacgtGTGGCTAGTCTGCACCGCGTCTGGTGCACTAGATAACTGGTGTTTTGTAGAATCGATCGCAGCTAGACGATCCGAGATACTCTTATTGCGTTTTATGTTAATTTACAGACAGCAAAGATGGCGACCAAACAAACAACTATAGCGTTTATCATTGCACTCTTCATCGTTGTGATGACAGTTGTGATACTTTCTGTGCCTAATTTAATTAGTTACACTGTTTCCCTGTCAAGGGCCGATATCATGAAGATGGCTAAGGCGATGGATAGTGGTGGTAACGTCCGTAATTATGGTGGAAGTGAAGGTGGTGGTGGCGATTTAAGTAATAGTGGCTACGGAATGGCTGGTATGACTGGTTCCGATAGTTACCAAACAGGATTCAAGACTCAACCGACAACCTTAGTGCCGACGGATATCGGGGATTACCATTTCAGCATGTCCTTCGGGATATATCGTTGTGAATTTGAAGCTCGTCTACCAACTTTCTCCGTACCGATATCATGGGATGGTTCATATGTATCGCTTGGAGATAAATTAGAGACAACCGCTCTTCGGATGATGCCAGCAGTGAGTAGAATGCGAATGGCGAGAGTATTCCTTAAGGACGACGCTGTCGCTACGTTTGCAGGTAAACATTACGGAACATGACATTGATGTTTACTCGAGGTTTCGTATacgcaaattaaaaaaaaacccatgttTACAAGATGCCGGCTCAAGTGACCATTAAGTCGCTTAAGTATATGGTAATAGTTGTGCTAAAGCTTCATAAAAATGTGTCAATTACGCATAACACTTTCAGCTAATGCGATTTGGAATACCGTTTACtcagaatacatgtatgtgatccTGCTAAGTATAGCTAGTTGATAAGTGCTACAGAATATATACCGTTCGCGAAATATTTAATCGATACAAATCAAATTCATCGTGCGAATGCTTCCCGTTAAAAATACCGGCTATGCGGTGACTTAAATAGATTGGAAAATACAATTAAACTAAACATAATTAGTTTAGGTTAAAGTTATGGATTGTTATGACAGTTAATTGAACCATCAGGAAGTGGAGATGCAAAAATCATATGCGGAATTTTTAAACGCTCTATTCATTTAGGTTAAATTCCCAAACCTAACTCAGCTCTGCATACTAAAGCATACATAGAAAACATAACGTTTACCTGCAGTTGATAATAATCGGTAAGCCAATCGAATGCGGTTCGGAGGTAGTTGCCGAGGCGTCGTCTTCGTTGACGGATACAAGCGACGTCTGCTACCAAAGTATTTATCTAATAGCCTGAAAATGTAGGTGGAGTACATAAGCCGAAACCCGTAACGTCAAGAgacacaaaaatatacaaaacaaaaaacaaaaataaatatccgAAACGTAGATGCAACAAATTGCAGTTTGTTCTATTAGGTTCAATGTCCTTTTTATATCCATGTAGAGTCATTTATGGTCCGCCCAATGCAACGTGTTCCgttgtgaatgtctgtatgtctTGGGATAATGTAGTATATTCGTgtggtgtctccttgtgaaagtggaactcttgtgatttcatagtgctatctcactgaagtgTGTCGACCTAGACATGGAgtaaacacaccccacccagtcacattatacagacagcGGGCATACCAGTTGCTTTGACTTACCCTCTTTATGCTGAGCAGAAGATCGATTAATATCTAAATAGACATTTTCTTTCTGAAGTtagatattttcataaatatttgaaCAACAACTTGTGTCTGGTTTCATACAAATCGTGTGGCGCAACAAATGACAGGTCTTTTTCATTaagtttaatataaaatataaactttatttattttacatcgattgagaaacaagttatacaacttatataaatcactctcgatggcccggatgtaagcgcgcgaggggttttagtgtgggaggaaaccggagtacccggagaaaacccacgtgatcgggcaggtgacccctgccCTTTTCAAGTCCGTGTCGGGGATCGAAcgccggccggctaggtgaaaggcgagcggcttcaccactacaccacccgatcacccgtTTAAGTTTGATAAGAGCTTGGAAAATGGCAGAACTACATAACATTTGCGTGTACAAAATTCTTTATATGTTGCTAACAACTTTACATGGTTGTTTTAACAGTGCAATTCGATGATTTAAAAAAGAAAGCTCAACAGATAAGAGTAggtttatatatacagtcaatcTGCCTTAGCGATCATCTGCTGAAtccactctctctctctctctctctctctctctctctctctctctctctctctctcgggGTCCCAAATGTTTCAACACAGTTTGACCCGTGCATGAAAATCACCTGGATATAGAGACCATTTCTCCTGgttccttgggtggtctttacagacaggtgtgaCTGGCGTCAGAATAAGTGCTAAAATAACTAAATGAATTTACTAAGTAAACAAAGCACATCAGAATCAAATTTGAACAATGAAACACAGTTTGAATTGAAGAACAAAATGTACAGTAGATCAACCCTTTAAATATGACATATCAAAACTGAAGGTTCTGTATTTGACAGCAGATGAGACAGCTGGTTtgatcttttgatgtacatcgaTAAAAACGAATGGTGGTACAGTCTGGTTGgctgtgtgactttgaagttgcGAGTCACTTTCTACAAAATGTTCAGACTTTTATTGGTCAGGGTTTTTCTCCTGATATGCAttcagttttgttatgacatatttcaggggtggatataacgatagTTATTGTAACCCTTGGAATGTCGAGCGCAATTTAGACTgtattatcaaacaaataaatgtattaattaagaataacattatattatattaattatcaaagttaatattttctttttatctttctAGGACTCATAAGAACATACTTTGTTCGAGCAGAGATTGAAGTGACCTTGGCCTTTCTGTTTTCATTGATTGCTCTGGCCTTGACCTTTCTGAACACGCGTGTGACGGATGGACAGACGAATCCGCTGATCGTCATAAGTGCCTCGATCTGTTTCATCGTTCACTGTATGTTTAATGCTTATCATAAGTATACCGATACACAATGCGTTAAGCAAACGAGAAATCatcttttgaaattctttttATTAAGGGTaaccttaaatatgtttttcatgtTATAGATGTATAACTCGGAAATCAGAGTGTATTAAAAAACATCGATGACTTTGGACTCTGATTTTGTTTCTCATAGCTCCATAACATAACAACCTATCCGTGTTAATCCTAATATTTCCATCTCAATGCGTGAAATTCCATATTTTGTCAACTTTTCCTTGTGATGATATGATATGCTTAAGTCATTGACACGTTACAAGAAAGATTGAATTATCACTCaatgttatgaaaattgaaaCTAAACAAGTGGAAAGTACTAATGCAACAACTAATATACCAGTACTGTATTGATGGTAGCATAATCTGTTTGTATTATTAGAGTATGTATACTAGTAAAGGAAAACCAGTTGCATTGTTTTTTCACCAATTCGAATGAATTGTGTTGCTATGGAAATAGTAAGGATACATTATGAATCcttttaatttgaaatgttgaaaatattactacatatgtaaacttatagaaaaataatacaGATGCAAATCAAAGCTCTTAAAGAACTTTCcctaacttttgtaatgctttcctgcatagaaatttaatttaaatgacTCCTGTGCAGGTGTCTTTGTTAATCCTAATATATTGAACATTGTGTGAATTTTGGTTTAGTACATCAGTATACTTCCACACTTAACATCGAAATAATGTTCTTAACTTGCTCGTATTCCTGTATCTAATCTTATTCAATAACAGTTATGTAtgcaagaaaaaaataatgatacatttttatttcagcGATTCTTCTCGGGGTGACGTTAGGGGAGTTTTCACACCAACTTCACCAAATATCAAGTATGGTCGATATGTATACCATCGTGAAGATGTCGGAGATCGGTTATGGCTTTTTAGCTGTTGGATTTATTACAGTCCTTGCATCCGTCATACTTGCATTAATGCACCTACGGCTATTGGTTTATCCGAATGAGTCATACAAAAGATTCGGTCAAACTGAGGAACAAAGTGCTATTTCTGCCAACGAGAACTTTAAGCTCAGCGGAGAGTACCATGTTTAATTGCAGTTGTTTGAAGATGGCTCTTCATTTTGTCTGTGTATAAGGTAGTATGAATGCAGTTGGCTACGGGCAGATTCAATGGAGTGTGTTTGCATTCCGTTAATTAACATGTTTCTTGGAAACTGATTTCATGCTACCGAATAAACAGTAAAAATAAGAATCAATGCTAAAACGTATGTTAACATCTCTGTTATGGTTTTagacataataaaacaaactgGTAACTGCGGTCGCCCTGATTGCTTGGCTTATGAGATTGTTTGCATACTAATgtatatacgtacatgtactCTTACAAAGCTAAAGCCGAAGAAAAGAAAGATGCAAATATATACAGCACAGTGTTGATTAAGAGATTCAGAGATGTGAAGCCGTTTTTCGGAATGTCGTTCAGATCAAATTGACCGTTAAGTGGtgcttatttttttaattattggaTGCGCAGGAGAGACATGTGGTATCCGAAATAGTAATGTGATGTATATGTAGATTTCATGAACAAATTTAACTAATATTGGATAGACATTTCAGTGGCTCAATCTACCTTGTTTGTGTATTACCGCAGATCCGTGGTAATCCGGACGTCAATAGTCTGGAAAGCCCACAATTAAGACCCCAGAAAACGGATTTAATTATTGGGTATATCATCATACTCCTGCAGTCCCGAAAATTTGCGATCCGCATGGTTTAAGTTTGTGACGCAATTTTTTGGATCAACAAGGGTCGGCTATGCTTCattgacaaatatttttttttgtattattatgtaatataagtTTTCATTGATGTGTTTTGACTTATAATGCAATTATGTTAACTACTATTTTGACGATGAAGAGGCGGATTTCTTATTGTATATTCATGTATTTgttaataaagaaattaatattaTCACATCATTCTTTGATAGGTCGTATGACTAAAGCAtgattgaacattttttgctccCAAAGTTCTCGATTtctaatttaattataatatttgatttttttttaaataatgaattcaattgttattgatgttttgtaatttgGTTGTTTATTAGCAATGGCAACCATCTAGATAGGAATAAGTTAAgcgaatttgaaaattttgtcataTTTGCCTTTTAACATAGTTTTCCAAGGAAACAATAGCACACAATCTTGAACAACCGTTAGACCTGTATTAATTGAGAACATTAAGATATATCTTTaggaaaaatattatatttttataattcatatatgttaggatggttaccatagcaattgcaaatacaattatacaaaaccACCATACCTATTGTAGTATCAAAGGAAGTAATTGAAATGGAGCAGTATATAGATGGCCAGCTATTTATAATTAGTTATTCATACTTTTTACTTTTGGTCAGGTAAAGTTAAGTTAGACAGTAATTATGAATAACGAAAACAGGataactgtctaactttacttTTTGCCGGGTAaagtaaagttagacagttTTTTAATAACTAATAGCTAATAACTTTCTAACTTTACCTTGCTTAaaagaaattcaacaatttaatcaCTAAATGATAGGTTGACGGTTTTCCTTTACCAACGACTAATGCCATGTGTCTTGACCTTTGAACTATGAATCCCTaatatgtttatgtattgtaaaccaagttattttCGCGGTAGCTCAATTTCCCACTTTCATGCCTTATGACATTTTCAAGgctatttattgttattgatcaTACCGTTCGGCCGGTAATTTTCGCGGACCAAAATGTTCGCGATTTGATCTAAATACGATAAAATCATTTGATAgtgattttaaattttcgcgatatggattttaaaggtaGATATCATTCAACTATTTCTCATGATTTCGCAGATCAAATTCTCCTAGCAATGTGCcgcgaaatcgcaaaaatataATCTCCGCGAAAATAATCGGTTAAACGGTAGATGTTCAAGACGAATTTTACAAAGAATGGTTTTGTTTGGATGTACCTAAGGATTGCCCAAAGTCGAAAAATTTGTTAAAGATGTGAATTTGTACtgtttaaatacaatattgtttttttctgtacttatcgttattatatatttcaatgttattaattatcgcgtattattccgtctttgcatatttcagagtaAGCTCCCGTGGGGGAAGGTATTAATTGTTACGTCATAATTTGTTGAGCGCAGTTCGTGTCGTTTTCACCGAAAAAGTATGAAGtcacgctcgcaaacacatgatgttttaaacaatacctacccacaggggcagataactgtgtaatatccaaatacaaaataatcgtTTGCGACATCCACGAAAATGAATCGATCGTGTTTACTGTATGTTAAAGTATCACTGTCAAATCGCCTAATGTTTAAATCATGTCTTAAACGCTATTGTTTATCAAACAAAGTGACCCTTaacatcatttgttttattctCTTTGTTTTTTCAGACGATGGTGATATTTTTTTCCAGATCAAAATAATTAGCATCTTCAGACATTGTGTATCATCATGCCATGTGACAATGAAATACTATCGTTATTGTGATGAATTGAATACTCCGGGGAGAAATCTTACATTTCAAACGGATAGTAAATTAATTTGTGGTTAATATCAGCATGAAAATTAAACGGTGATGCTTCTTTATTGCCCTTATAAACATCATCACATATGGCATGGCAATAAATTGGCATCATTACTTTGATAAAATTATATACTCAATGCATTTATGTTACATTTCAAACGGATGATGAATTTATCTAACATTACCATTGCATGACAAATACCAAAAATGATGATGTTTCTACCAAAAACAGAAAAACTCAAACATCGTgatctgtttatttttttaaaataatctaTTAGTTTCTGTGATTGACGCGATGAAATTAATTCCACATATAATATGgacatataaatattttcttagATCAGACTAAATTAAATAGCATATTTGTTTAAATGGTTATGCACATTAAGTCAGCAATGACTTGTATATATCCCGACatcttaccccccccccccctacaaCCACCACCTCTTTttcgtgagtttgaatcccatgtaggCAATTACCTGGTGCTTACCTAGGGTCAGTAGTTTTTCTTCGGATACTCTGGTTTACCTCCACAATCATGACCTTGGCTCTTCCCAGGATGTAAAACTAAAGAAaccaaatcaaatgttaattaacaatttgtttataacaCACCTGATATAACATAAACACTATGCTTTATGATTGGCTAACAAATTTTCTATCAGAGGAGGTGTCATATCTTGTCAAACAAGGGTTGTATTAATCCATTAAGCTTTTCTGtggggaaatttaagttaaggaagtccttaaatttaaggaatgttcatgaaacttggCCCAGAAGACATATTTAAACTCTTCTAAATtgaagactagaccagtccattatgaaatagcaggggtgaataagtttaCGGGCCTTGGCCTTAATAGAACGGAATGTTTTGATGATTGATGAGATTAATAACTAAActatatacaattattataatttcaaaatcaatttcaaaaatatatttactacGTATTATATTTCTATGGGTATTCcgtattaaaattattttcatgtaactGTTGCTATCAAAGTATTCCTTTGTTTCCAAAGTATTTCAAAGAATTACATTTTTTGCCGATGGATATAACACTTTATCTTATTTGTCATGTAGAATCAGATACAGGCAGGTCGCATTGCAGTTGTTGAATATGATGTATATAAAGTTGATGCTAAATCTTTTCTGCGACCGAAGATATCCGAACCTGACTCAATTTTATTAGTATGTAATTACGctttattgatatttaaatgataaaaaatgaatattagCAGCAGGTTATTTTACTTTTCAATGCCgcatatagccggttatttcgTAGGAATAAATGCAAAACTAggacaaaatattatatttaagtgTTCTGAAAGTTTGActataagtatatatgtatataattaattcatttctcatttttttgCTAATCACATTTTCGCGACCAACTTATTATCCCGCGAAACCGCAAAAATAGATGTCTTCGCGGTGTATCCTTATCATTAATCGAGATTTCAGAACTGATcgtttttaattatattttgaatggTTATTTATGACGTCAACGATGTGATGACCGAATCGATATTATCACGCGGCACTGTAAATAACAACACCTTTACAGCAAAAcatatttgataatttaaaatctCTGTCATAGAGTGggcatacattgtataatggtCAAATACATATTTGCTCATTTATTCGCTAATGCCGCCAAGGGGATATTTAGTTGATGGTTTTCTGTTAAGATCTTTCAAACAATTAAAAAGAAGATTACGAAGGTTACACCCTTACTGTGCGCAACAAACACGGAAGTTTGATACTTCATGGAAGATAGTTAGAGATGTCTTGCTTGATAAAGCTCAACAGTTGTCGACTCTATTGTACTCTTACATTATCATGGAGAGGATACAGAAGGCAATCAAGGCCTTAGAAAATTTAAACAGCTTTCTTATCTATAGGCTGTTTTTATTAGTGCCAAATCATGCATGGACAAGGAACCCATTTACGCCAAATCAGAAATATTGGCTTTCTATTATCTGACACAATAAAATTGAACGTGTTTCAATTGAAAAAGTACTATGATTGCATATAATCATACTCTTTTCGCTGTCGTACTAGGGTTTTTGCGAAAATGCATAATTGAAATGTGCGTTCACCTTTTATGAAGCAgccattacatttacatgttgtACTAGGTTGATTAGCAATCATACCATTGAGGTCAATAGAACATTTTTTGTATTCTTATATATACTGAATAGCTAAATATTTGTGAGAGTTAAAGACAGcaaatacattaaaacattaGTGTTcttttcatatgagattttttGAAACGACAGacttaaaattcataaaaaattacttttaatcATTCCTTTTATATTTACTGAGCCAAGCGGTCTAGTACATGGTTCATGACGTAGTCAAGACGGTGTCTGGTAGTCCCCGGATCCATCAGGCTGTAATTAGCATGACAAAAATCTGGATATGACGTGTACAGTTGAAGTTGTCATGGTACATTTTCCGGTTGCAGATTTGAAGAATAGAGAACTTGAAAACCAcgtgaatattttattttggtcGATTGTTATCTTTTCTAAAGTCACAAATCTAGATATACAGAGATACGGGATAGCCATCTCCGGAACTACATCTCTTAATGCAGCAAGTCCATGCGTGGAATATACAAGCGTTATGAAACGATTTGGTAGGTCTAGTTGCTAGCTCCTTATATTCTCCCTGAGATTGTATTTATGTTACATGTTCTAAAAGTTTATAATTATTgtgaaatgaaagaaaatccatATCTAACGAACAAATCGTAAGTAAGGATAGCTCCTGAGCTGTCGTAAGTTACGACATGATTTTATTCGTAATTTAAGACAAGAAGTTTAGTAAGACGGAAATTTCACGTATCTTAACTTAAGATAAGGTTAGAATAAAATCGTAAATTACGACGCTTAGTAAAACAAGCAACTGTTTATATAATGCAATCTCAAAACGAAAATTGTCAACAGCTTTAAATGATATCGCTTCCCAAGCATATATTATGTTTGCTTTGGTTTtcgttttattagtttaacgtcctattaatagacaaggtcatttaaggacgtgccaggtatGTTGGTGGAGGGAAATCGGATTACCCGGaaaaaaaccatcg
The Argopecten irradians isolate NY chromosome 9, Ai_NY, whole genome shotgun sequence DNA segment above includes these coding regions:
- the LOC138331576 gene encoding uncharacterized protein, with protein sequence MATKQTTIAFIIALFIVVMTVVILSVPNLISYTVSLSRADIMKMAKAMDSGGNVRNYGGSEGGGGDLSNSGYGMAGMTGSDSYQTGFKTQPTTLVPTDIGDYHFSMSFGIYRCEFEARLPTFSVPISWDGSYVSLGDKLETTALRMMPAVSRMRMARVFLKDDAVATFAGLIRTYFVRAEIEVTLAFLFSLIALALTFLNTRVTDGQTNPLIVISASICFIVHSILLGVTLGEFSHQLHQISSMVDMYTIVKMSEIGYGFLAVGFITVLASVILALMHLRLLVYPNESYKRFGQTEEQSAISANENFKLSGEYHV